Part of the Brassica oleracea var. oleracea cultivar TO1000 chromosome C8, BOL, whole genome shotgun sequence genome is shown below.
AAGGTAAGCACCAATTCCTACCGTTCTTCCACTAACAAAGGTCAAAGTAAACGTTTCGTTGTATGCCCTCGAGTAAGCGCCCGCTATTGCCCCACTTCCGGTTAGATTCTCTACACCAATACCATCTTCTTTACCAACGATTGTATCAATCACCCACCTTGTTTCCCCACTAGGGAGCTTTATTTCGTGCGCAATGACAGATGATCCAATCCTTGCATGGTCTTCAGGGCTTAGGTATATATACTGAAAACCATTTTCGGGGGAAACTTCATCCGACCATCCAACTTTAAAGCAGGCTTTGATTTCTTCAGCTACTCCGAGTCTGGCACCAGAATTTGCTGCCAAGTAAATCAAGGGAAGCTTCTTGGCACATGCGAGTTCAGTCACGGCAAGGAAAAACGCGTCCTCTCTAGGACCAAAAGAACCAGCTTTGAAGGTGACATCATTGGCGACTATGAGAAGCTTCCGTCCCATAGGAAACTCAGGAGTCGACATCTCTAGGCTCCAGGCCACCATTCCAAACTCATTGAGACCCGGTGATCTTTCAACTGGCATAAGAGATGTACCTTCTGAATTGGAGAATACAAGCTCTTTAGCACTGATAAGAGTACCCTTGCATGGTTTCTTAACTCCCGGGTGTTGTAATGCCCACAACTGCTCCAAGGCTGTCTCAAATGCCTGAAAAGGAAAACAAATAACAGAGTGGTTGGAAGTAGCCAACAGAGTAAAAAAAAAAATGCGTGAATCTTCTGAATTCAGTAACTAACCAACGGGAAGTCATAGCAATATGTAGTGTTACTCCTCCTTGCGGCTAGACGTTGCCTGTCAAGATATCCCAGTGGCTTATATTGATCATTGATTTGGGTTCCATGCAAAGGTCCCTTCTTGGTAATTGAGTGGTAAATCAAACTGTTTCTCCCACTAGTTTCAACTTCTCGATATATCTGAAACATCGAATCACAGTACCTCATGTCATCGGAGATGTGCACTCTTACTCTCTCTCTATTCAAACAAAAATTTCTAAACCGAACTTACATTGACAGTGCATGTACGGCCTGTGACGTTTGCAACCACAACCCTCCAAGCGCCACTTGCCAGTCCAGAGGACACCAACCACAGCCGCACTTCCCACTCGCACACACCCAACCTATGCATTCTCACTCCAACAGATCTGTGTATCTCATGTGCTGCTTCTTCTAAGATCACCTCGATTGTAGTTTCTTCATCCTCTGCATTCACTTCAACTCTCCTGTGAGAAAAACAGTTGGATATTATTACCATATGCTCTGGCACATTACAAACAATAACTAGTCAAGTACACAGCCATAGCAACCTAGGGTAAGGGACAAGATCATCTATCTGCTGCTCACGCAGTATGCAAAGGAACATATGTGCGTGGTCTGGTTTCATGGCAGCATTATGCGCATTCAGTTCCAGTTCCTCCATGGCATCCATCAAAGATCTAAGAACGCATCTCGACGTAAATGGCATGGAGAACAGTGTTTGGCTAAGTTGCTTATCCTGACCTTGCTGCAACATAAAGCCATCATTCATTGTAGCCTGTCGAACAAGAGATCTCAGGAACATCCTTTTGATTGGCATTGACTTGTCTGTAACAGTATACAAATGCCATTGACGATCTCTGGACGGGGTATACTGTATATTCGAGTATCCTTTCAGCTTATCCTGCACCAGAACAGTAAACAGTCACTAAAAGGAATGTGAGATACTGTACAACAAGAATTTTACATTTCATCGTCGTGATCATACCAACTCAAGGTATATGGACAGAGGAGGCTCAAGATGACGCATCAAAGGCTCTTCTGCATAATAGTGTTTCTCCATAGACCAATGGAAAGAATGTCTCATGGGTGTTCGTCCTTCGTCTCTCTGAATTATACAGCTTATCACACCTACACCTGCAGAACAGAGACTCGAACTCACTTCTTCCTCTTTAAGAATTTTGGCCAGCTTGTCTACTCTTTCCTGAGCTTGGTCCTCGTCCCCACTGAGGCAAACACACCAGAACATCAACAGATTAGGTAGACAACATAGCACCTACGCTAACTTAAAATCGTCTGGCTGTGTTAATTACCTGTCCTGGAGAAGACTCATCTGATTGTTGATGCCCACAATAGCAATGTGCATCATATTGCCAGATAAAGGAGCTCCGGCAGATACATGCTCGTTCTGGTTTGTTTCTGTCAACGCTGCACTTATTATACTTGGCAGAAACTGCAGCGATTTGATTATAACCATTGCCCCCCATTTTCTCTCACTACGCTTCTCAACCAATCCTTTCTCAGGTGTCTCTTGATCATCTAAGCCAATGTTTTTCCTTTCCATATGCTCCTCTAGGAACTCCCAAGAAGCAATAAGACCAGACCGGTGCCATTGCATCCTGATGCTTTCTTTGACGACGTAGGGCTAATGACAAGACTCAAGTTTAAATGAAGCCAAGATTGCCTGTCTAATAAATTGCAGTTGAATAATTAGGGTGCAAGAAAATTAACTCTAACCTGATATAATCTGCGAATATAAGTCTCAACAACTCGTCTTTGAAGTGTGTGATCGCTGTGGTCAAATAGTCCCACGAGAGCATCTTCAACAGCTAAGGATGCGCTCACAAGATCTTCCATTCTTTCATTAATGGCACTCTTCCTCTTGGGAGTATCCATATTTTCCCCATCCTCTGTAAACATTTCTAACTCTGACAGGCTTCTAGCAATGTTTGAACGAAGTTCACTTAATTTGGTCTGTTCGAGTAATTGGCTTGCCTTCAGTGCCAACTACACACACACAAGCCGATTATCAGTTGACGAATATCAACATATTTATTATAAAAAAATAAAGGAACCAAACGCACCTCAGAGTAATTAGTATGGTTTAGTGTCGAGAATCGGATAAGTTTATCTCTGTATGCAGCAGGATTAGGGTAAACAAGCTGCTCCATGAGCCGAAGAACGAGTTTGTTTTTGTTTTTTATGCCCTGAAAAGAATAACAGACGAGCATACTGATTCAATGACATAGTGATGAAGAAAAGAGTAAAATGGCCTGAGAAAGGCCACAGACCTGGTGTGAGAGCACAATATCAACAATCTTCAACAGATCTTTCTTGTATTGCTGACGCATGCGTTCAATAACATCAGCCTGTTCAAATTAAAAAAATTCTTATAAAGACTCCTCAGACATAGCTAGTTACCAAAAAGCCGTTCATTAACTATTGAACGACAAATTACCAGCATGTTATCATTGAATAATTCTTCTACAGATAGGTATTCTTCAAAAAGAGAATGAACAATAACACGGGCATGACTTTCTCTACCACCTTCATAAGACTTTGCAAGGCTCATCAATGGTTCAATGAGCCTTTCAAGGGCACCCCTATCTTTCTCATCACAAGATAATAAATGAGCCTGTCGAAAAAAGTGGACAGCAAAGTTCAGAGAGTAAAACACAAGATATCTCTCGAATTGAAAAACATAATAGGATATCACCTCAAGAATGCCTTTTAAAAGTTTGGCAGGGAAATCTGCGGTGAGAGAGTTCCTGGATATACTCTCAAATTCCCTATACTTGGATTCTAACTGGTATCGAATTTTATAGGAAAAGCATTAGAAGTCTTGGAACTCAAAACAAATAATGCAGAATGGGATACATATATACATATGTCTTTACCATCATTCTGAGATCTTTCGGTAGTCGTGTTGCCAGAACTGCGAAGCACTCTTGCCACTGAAGGAATGGGAGTTCAGGGCTATCAAGGCAGTTAAGCAAGTCTTGAACAACCTGCCATATTTGAGTTTTCTAATTGTCAAATGATGTTTTAAATACCTGGGCCAAATAGGAATATCAAATTGCGTTTACCTCATCTACTTTATGCTCATAGCCGGCAAGAACCATGCGAGCAGCATTTAAAGTTGCAGCACATCTCTGATGAACTTTACCAGAAATTGCCGTTGGAAGCCCTAATCTTGGGAAACCTCCATGGAAGGGTTCGGCCTTTCTTACAGCAGAAGGATCATCAAGATCAAGCTTGGCTATAAGTTCACCAGCCTGTAAATAAAATGTTGGATGTGTTAATCAATATCTCCATCTGTAGAAAGCCAATTTTTGTGTAGCAATGGAGTGTCTTTGACCTGCATGGCTTGTCCTTCAGACATTTTGAAATGTATAACTCCTGATGCAGGTGAAAGAAGTGGCATGCACATCTTCATGACCTCAACTTCCGCGTAGGGCATGTCAGCATCAATACTGCTATTATCTGAAACCAAATACCTCAGCAGCTTGCACGGTGTCTCAGCCATCAACTTTGAAGGATCGTGATCATTCTGAATAATCCAAAAATGACAGATAACTTAATGCTAAGATGATTTGAGAAATAAATGTTTCAAGTATTATGAGAAAACCAAAAAGAAAAATCAGTTGAAACCTGAAGTAAACAAGTTCTTCCGTCAATAAGAAGACGGGTTCCTGCAGCTTCTTCCTCTGCATATATCACATGGCTTTTACCATCCAACTGCAATGACAGTAAGAATCAATGCGAATTCTCTAAGGGGGTTACACATAAGTTCTGTTTTGTAGTATGAAACAAAGTCAGAAAACTTGCCTGCATCAACAGACCTCCATCACGTAGAGTGTGTATTTCTGCTACAACTTCTGAGTTGTTCATTCTTAGCCTGTAGCTTCCTGATCCACCCCGGACCACATCAATCTAAAAACATTTATCTTCGCTTTAGTTAGTCTCGGTAGGAAGACAAGAAATGCAGCGAAGTATAATTGACACTAGACGCATACCGTATATTTACTTCCTTCAATGTTCAGAGACACTTGAGAATGCACAAGAGATATATGCTGCAAATTAAGAGAGAAAAATTAAGCTGAAAGATCATTACGAGGAACAAAAATGCTGTAGCTGATATTAGATTACCTTTGGGGGAATTTGTCCCTTCTCTAGATAACCAACATAATCCGAGACTACAGCAGCACTGGTCGCTGATGCTTTCTGTACAAATAGAACATCAAGTTACTAAATATAAACTTTACAAGAAAAACTGATCCCTGAAAAAGAGACACTTACATAGAGAGCCCCTCCGACAACAGAGAGGTACCATGGAGGCCTCTCTGCCCTGACCCGCATAGCAATTCTACTGTCCAACCAACCAGTGTGAATTTTGTTTTCCCGGTAATCAGAAGCCTGATCAAGAATTTACATGATCTCGTCAGAGAGCGTAGCTATTGTAAACACTGTACATCGCAAACACAGAGTGTACTTTTGTGGGTTGGAAGAAGGAAGCGTACATGTAAAAGGTCAATCGTGTAGTCAACGTTAGTCCTAATTTCTCCACGAATTTGAATTTCTTTAAGCCCAAGGACCATATTTGCTATTGCCAAGGCTCTGGATTCCCCAAATGCAAAAACATGGCCTGAACAGAAGGTTAAAGAAAGTTTCAACAAGGTAAACTCAAGCTGACCTAGTAGCGCACATATTTCATTTAACTTACCAAATTGGGAATCTGAGAACTCGTGGATGCCTCCACCAGACTGTAAGAAAAAGATGGTTGTAAAATTTAAGCCATAGCCACACATAATATAGCAGTGCATATATAGATATATCTACCTTGACAGAGAAGTAAGCCCACACATTTGGCTTGCTTTTAAAACTCAACTCCTGATGCAAGTTCATACGAGTGTTACCCCCACACAATTCTCAGTTAAAAGACTTTAAACTTTTGCATTCCGCAGCTATATATTACCTGTACTTTACCGCTGGTGGGTTTGAATCCGTCATCAGGGTCCTCACTTGTCACGCGTACAGCCACACAATGACCTTTTGGCCTTATAGATTCAGCTTTATCAAAATCAAAAGGGGAGGCTAGCACAGATGTTTTCCTCCAAGAATCGTAACCTCCACCATGTTCTATACCATAGAACCGTCTTATCTCTAACCAAAAAGAAAGTGAAACAGATAGTACATTACACGTGTGCATGGACTAGAAGAAGAACCGCTGCCTCTCAAAAATAAGAATGCAGGCCATACCAGGGATTTGCCAGAGAGGAATTCCCATCCCAACAGCAACTTGCGCAGCAGGAAGATTTATCTCGGCAATCCATTCAGTTACAGGGTGCTCAACCTGACCTCAAACATCAAGTTAAACAGGTCTTCAACCTCTCAAGATAGAATTTAAAACAAATTTTTTTCAGTAGTATGAAACCAACCTGTAACCGAGGGTTAAGCTCTAAGAAGTAGTACTCCCCCGTGTCCATGCTGTAGAGATATTCAACAGTAGCTGCTCCAACATAGTTAACACTCTTAGCCAACCTTCTACCAGCCTGTTCAAGTTTCTTGATGGTTTCTTGCGGAGCCACGGTAATTGGACCTTCCTCTATGATCTGCAAAACATAAAGTAAGAAATCATGCAAAACTTGCCTCCGCCAATAAAGGAGTTAGACAGTTAAAACTGAGTACATAAGAATACATTACACGAAGTATTTCTTTGAAACAATATAATTAAACTCCAGAATCAATCATTGAAAACCTTTTGGTGTCTTCTCTGGACACTACAGTCCCGGCTATGCAGAGCTGAAACGTTTCCGTATTGGTCACAGAGCAACTGGACCTCTAAATGCCGACTCTAGACAAATACAAAGAACAGCCACATTATTACTAAAATCTCTTTAGCATAATACCCATATAAGAACTCCGATATGCTTAGATCAAGAGATGTAGTTAAGTAGCAATACCTGTGAAGCAACCTTCATTATAAATATCGGTGATCCAGGGACCTCACCCTGAACTTGCTTGAATAGAGCCCTAACCTCATCAGCATTATGAACCTAAAAAAATAAAACCAGAATAAGAACACTCATAGTCTACAATGAAAAGAAGAGAGTGGCATTCAAAAAGCTTATGGACACAAGCTAACCTTCCTAATGCCTTTTCCGCCACCACCCCATGATGCTTTAATCATTGCTGGGTAACCCACGACTTGACAACTAGCAATCGCTTCTTCAGTTGTATAGACACAAGCTTGCCTGTAGATCTCCTCCGGTATCGTCACCAAGCTGCTATCTGGAGGTATTTTGACCTGGAAACATAAAACTTGGGTCATTTTGAAACAATTCTCTAGTAAACAAGTTCAGCGTAACGGGACACAAAAATTACTTACATGGGATCCACTCCATGGTAGAGTAGGTACATCAGCAGCTTGTGCAATCAACGAGGAACCAATCTTGTCACCTAATGCTGCCATTGAAGCTGCTGGAGGACCAAGAAATATAATTCCTTTTGCCTTCAACGCATCAGGTAACTCAGGGTTCTCAGATGCATGACCCCAACCAGGCCAAACTGCATCCACACGTGTTACTTCAGCCATCTGCACATAGTAGACAAAGATGAATTCAGGATTAAACTCAACAGATACAAAACTTCTTCATGAGGTATTATTATTATTACTATTGGTTGTATTCACCCACCTCAACGATAAGCTGAACGTTGGCATAATTGTTATTGTTAGTTCCTCCGGGAACCTCGACAAACTGATCAGCGATTCTGATATGCTCGGCATTGATCCTCATGTCTTCAGGAGTCGCCATCCCAACCAACAAAATAGCTCTCTCGGTGCCAAATGTTTCGTAAGCCCATGTTCTGACACTGCGTATAAACTTAACAGCTGCCATTCCATTGTTAGCGATCAAAATGCTATGGATTGGCCTTTTCCCTCCAAGTGCAATGCAAAAGTCATCCACTTCAGACACCGAAACATGATTTCTACCGGGAGTTTGATACCCGTTAACAGAGCCAGCCATTGTTATTCTTCTGTAAAACAAAGACATAGTGAAACAGGAAACTGATATAATAAAACCCCTTAGATACTATCACTAGGAAACAGAAAATAATGATCTTGATCTGCTTAAAAATATCCGCAGATGACAGCATTGCTTTGTGTATTTTTTATTAAATGAAGATGCTCACAAAAAAAAAAAAAAAAAGAGAAGAAGAAGATGACAGCAATGTTTTGCTGTATTTTAGAAGAAGAAAAGTATACGACAAGCAAAACACAATCATAAGCAAAGATCTCTTGAAAGTTAGAAATCATCACAAAATACTCTTTTTGAAAAGAAAAGAAAAAAACTTAATTATCTCTTCCGATAACCAGTTTCTTGTAGAAAGGAAAACAAAATCTGAGAGATCTAAAAACCAACTAACGATGAAAACACTCCACATCCCGGAAGAAAAAAAAAATGAAGTGAGAAACTCTAAGAGGTAGCTCCAATAAGGAATTGAAATCAGGAACTACAACTCATCTCAAATAACAGCCAACACAAGAGTAAAGTTCAGATGGTGAGATCAGGAATAATCAGCAGTTAGGAATCACAAACCCCAATTAAAGAGAAAGTCCGAACCTTGTAGGAAAAGCTGAGAATCCCAATTTCAGTTGAGAGAAGTTAAAGAATCATCTCAGAGCAGAAGAGAGAGAGAAGGGTGGGTTTAAAGAGGCGGGAGAGGGAAGAAGAGAGTTAGGTTGGAGTTAGAGGAGACGGAAGGAGGTGGGGTCCGAAGACTTAATAGTGGCAGATGAAGAAGATGAAGGTGTAGAGAAAAGAGTGCACGTGGTCTCTGCCTCCGCCACACTCCACACCTTCTCCATTTTTTTTTCTTTTTCTTTTTCTTTTTCTCTTTTTTTTTTGGTTAGGAGGCGCCGTAGTTGTTCCTCAGCTACCTCTCTCCTCATCAAACCTTCCACTCTTGTTTTTTCCGCACTCTTTTTATTGGTTCTTACATTCTGTTAAAAACAAAAAAATCTTTTGTTGTTATAAAAAGAACTGAAATTTTATTATATCGCGGAAATTTGAATAAGGGCAAAATATTATACCCGTAGAAATAATAACACTGATATAGAGAGATAGTGTTTCTTATTAAGGAGAAGAGAAGAGTTTTTGGTGTGTCCTTCAAATCGATCGTTTATATAGAGAAAATATCTACTGTGTAAATAGTGCAGCGGGCCCCACATCTTTTTATATTTCAAACATTACGGCTCCTCCTTTTGACTTTCGTAACACTCCCCCTTGGGGGCCGGTGTCACTATCCGCTCTCGCTTAACGTCTTTGTTGCCTCGTTAAAAACCTTTCCAGGAAAACCCAATGGGAAAAACCATAGTAAGGTAAAAAGAGTACAACTACGTAAGCTCCCCCTCGAATGAACAATCATAGATCCTTCTGATGGCGCATCCCAATGTTGTGGATGTGTTTTCTGAATACCGAGGTAGGGAGTGATTTTGTGAAGAGGTCGGCTGCATTGTCGCATGATCGAACATATCTTACTTCAATCTCTTTATTCTTCTCGAGCTCTTGAGTGTATGAGAAGAACTTCGGAGGTATATGTTTGGTTCTATCGCTTTTGATATATCCTTCCTTCGTTTGAGCAACANNNNNNNNNNNNNNNNNNNNNNNNNNNNNNNNNNNNNNNNNNNNNNNNNNNNNNNNNNNNNNNNNNNNNNNNNNNNNNNNNNNNNNNNNNNNNNNNNNNNNNNNNNNNNNNNNNNNNNNNNNNNNNNNNNNNNNNNNNNNNNNNNNNNNNNNNNNNNNNNNNNNNNNNNNNNNNNNNNNNNNNNNNNNNNNNNNNNNNNNNNNNNNNNNNNNNNNNNNNNNNNNNNNNNNNNNNNNNNNNNNNNNNNNNNNNNNNNNNNNNNNNNNNNNNNNNNNNNNNNNNNNNNNNNNNNNNNNNNNNNNNNNNNNNNNNNNNNNNNNNNNNNNNNNNNNNNNNNNNNNNNNNNNNNNNNNNNNNNNNNNNNNNNNNNNNNNNNNNNNNNNNNNNNNNNNNNNNNNNNNNNNNNNNNNNNNNNNNNNNNNNNNNNNNNNNNNNNNNNNNNNNNNNNNNNNNNNNNNNNNNNNNNNNNNNNNNNNNNNNNNNNNNNNNNNNNNNNNNNNNNNNNNNNNNNNNNNNNNNNNNNNNNNNNNNNNNNNNNNNNNNNNNNNNNNNNNNNNNNNNNNNNNNNNNNNNNNNNNNNNNNNNNNNNNNNNNNNNNNNNNNNNNNNNNNNNNNNNNNNNNNNNNNNNNNNNNNNNNNNNNNNNNNNNNNNNNNNNNNNNNNNNNNNNNNNNNNNNNNNNNNNNNNNNNNNNNNNNNNNNNNNNNNNNNNNNNNNNNNNNNNNNNNNNNNNNNNNNNNNNNNNNNNNNNNNNNNNNNNNNNNNNNNNNNNNNNNNNNNNNNNNNNNNNNNNNNNNNNNNNNNNNNNNNNNNNNNNNNNNNNNNNNNNNNNNNNNNNNNNNNNNNNNNNNNNNNNNNNNNNNNNNNNNNNNNNNNNNNNNNNNNNNNNNNNNNNNNNNNNNNNNNNNNNNNNNNNNNNNNNNNNNNNNNNNNNNNNNNNNNNNNNNNNNNNNNNNNNNNNNNNNNNNNNNNNNNNNNNNNNNNNNNNNNNNNNNNNNNNNNNNNNNNNNNNNNNNNNNNNNNNNNNNNNNNNNNNNNNNNNNNNNNNNNNNNNNNNNNNNNNNNNNNNNNNNNNNNNNNNNNNNNNNNNNNNNNNNNNNNNNNNNNNNNNNNNNNNNNNNNNNNNNNNNNNNNNNNNNNNNNNNNNNNNNNNNNNNNNNNNNNNNNNNNNNNNNNNNNNNNNNNNNNNNNNNNNNNNNNNNNNNNNNNNNNNNNNNNNNNNNNNNNNNNNNNNNNNNNNNNNNNNNNNNNNNNNNNNNNNNNNNNNNNNNNNNNNNNNNNNNNNNNNNNNNNNNNNNNNNNNNNNNNNNNNNNNNNNNNNNNNNNNNNNNNNNNNNNNNNNNNNNNNNNNNNNNNNNNNNNNNNNNNNNNNNNNNNNNNNNNNNNNNNNNNNNNNNNNNNNNNNNNNNNNNNNNNNNNNNNNNNNNNNNNNNNNNNNNNNNNNNNNNNNNNNNNNNNNNNNNNNNNNNNNNNNNNNNNNNNNNNNNNNNNNNNNNNNNNNNNNNNNNNNNNNNNNNNNNNNNNNNNNNNNNNNNNNNNNNNNNNNNNNNNNNNNNNNNNNNNNNNNNNNNNNNNNNNNNNNNNNNNNNNNNNNNNNNNNNNNNNNNNNNNNNNNNNNNNNNNNNNNNNNNNNNNNNNNNNNNNNNNNNNNNNNNNNNNNNNNNNNNNNNNNNNNNNNNNNNNNNNNNNNNNNNNNNNNNNNNNNNNNNNNNNNNNNNNNNNNNNNNNNNNNNNNNNNNNNNNNNNNNNNNNNNNNNNNNNNNNNNNNNNNNNNNNNNNNNNNNNNNNNNNNNNNNNNNNNNNNNNNNNNNNNNNNNNNNNNNNNNNNNNNNNNNNNNNNNNNNNNNNNNNNNNNNNNNNNNNNNNNNNNNNNNNNNNNNNNNNNNNNNNNNNNNNNNNNNNNNNNNNNNNNNNNNNNNNNNNNNNNNNNNNNNNNNNNNNNNNNNNNNNNNNNNNNNNNNNNNNNNNNNNNNNNNNNNNNNNNNNNNNNNNNNNNNNNNNNNNNNNNNNNNNNNNNNNNNNNNNNNNNNNNNNNNNNNNNNNNNNNNNNNNNNNNNNNNNNNNNNNNNNNNNNNNNNNNNNNNNNNNNNNNNNNNNNNNNNNNNNNNNNNNNNNNNNNNNNNNNNNNNNNNNNNNNNNNNNNNNNNNNNNNNNNNNNNNNNNNNNNNNNNNNNNNNNNNNNNNNNNNNNNNNNNNNNNNNNNNNNNNNNNNNNNNNNNNNNNNNNNNNNNNNNNNNNNNNNNNNNNNNNNNNNNNNNNNNNNNNNNNNNNNNNNNNNNNNNNNNNNNNNNNNNNNNNNNNNNNNNNNNNNNNNNNNNNNNNNNNNNNNNNNNNNNNNNNNNNNNNNNNNNNNNNNNNNNNNNNNNNNNNNNNNNNNNNNNNNNNNNNNNNNNNNNNNNNNNNNNNNNNNNNNNNNNNNNNNNNNNNNNNNNNNNNNNNNNNNNNNNNNNNNNNNNNNNNNNNNNNNNNNNNNNNNNNNNNNNNNNNNNNNNNNNNNNNNNNNNNNNNNNNNNNNNNNNNNNNNNNNNNNNNNNNNNNNNNNNNNNNNNNNNNNNNNNNNNNNNNNNNNNNNNNNNNNNNNNNNNNNNNNNNNNNNNNNNNNNNNNNNNNNNNNNNNNNNNNNNNNNNNNNNNNNNNNNNNNNNNNNNNNNNNNNNNNNNNNNNNNNNNNNNNNNNNNNNNNNNNNNNNNNNNNNNNNNNNNNNNNNNNNNNNNNNNNNNNNNNNNNNNNNNNNNNNNNNNNNNNNNNNNNNNNNNNNNNNNNNNNNNNNNNNNNNNNNNNNNNNNNNNNNNNNNNNNNNNNNNNNNNNNNNNNNNNNNNNNNNNNNNNNNNNNNNNNNNNNNNNNNNNNNNNNNNNNNNNNNNNNNNNNNNNNNNNNNNNNNNNNNNNNNNNNNNNNNNNNNNNNNNNNNNNNNNNNNNNNNNNNNNNNNNNNNNNNNNNNNNNNNNNNNNNNNNNNNNNNNNNNNNNNNNNNNNNNNNNNNNNNNNNNNNNNNNNNNNNNNNNNNNNNNNNNNNNNNNNNNNNNNNNNNNNNNNNNNNNNNNNNNNNNNNNNNNNNNNNNNNNNNNNNNNN
Proteins encoded:
- the LOC106311006 gene encoding acetyl-CoA carboxylase 1, encoding MAGSVNGYQTPGRNHVSVSEVDDFCIALGGKRPIHSILIANNGMAAVKFIRSVRTWAYETFGTERAILLVGMATPEDMRINAEHIRIADQFVEVPGGTNNNNYANVQLIVEMAEVTRVDAVWPGWGHASENPELPDALKAKGIIFLGPPAASMAALGDKIGSSLIAQAADVPTLPWSGSHVKIPPDSSLVTIPEEIYRQACVYTTEEAIASCQVVGYPAMIKASWGGGGKGIRKVHNADEVRALFKQVQGEVPGSPIFIMKVASQSRHLEVQLLCDQYGNVSALHSRDCSVQRRHQKIIEEGPITVAPQETIKKLEQAGRRLAKSVNYVGAATVEYLYSMDTGEYYFLELNPRLQVEHPVTEWIAEINLPAAQVAVGMGIPLWQIPEIRRFYGIEHGGGYDSWRKTSVLASPFDFDKAESIRPKGHCVAVRVTSEDPDDGFKPTSGKVQELSFKSKPNVWAYFSVKSGGGIHEFSDSQFGHVFAFGESRALAIANMVLGLKEIQIRGEIRTNVDYTIDLLHASDYRENKIHTGWLDSRIAMRVRAERPPWYLSVVGGALYKASATSAAVVSDYVGYLEKGQIPPKHISLVHSQVSLNIEGSKYTIDVVRGGSGSYRLRMNNSEVVAEIHTLRDGGLLMQLDGKSHVIYAEEEAAGTRLLIDGRTCLLQNDHDPSKLMAETPCKLLRYLVSDNSSIDADMPYAEVEVMKMCMPLLSPASGVIHFKMSEGQAMQAGELIAKLDLDDPSAVRKAEPFHGGFPRLGLPTAISGKVHQRCAATLNAARMVLAGYEHKVDEVVQDLLNCLDSPELPFLQWQECFAVLATRLPKDLRMMLESKYREFESISRNSLTADFPAKLLKGILEAHLLSCDEKDRGALERLIEPLMSLAKSYEGGRESHARVIVHSLFEEYLSVEELFNDNMLADVIERMRQQYKKDLLKIVDIVLSHQGIKNKNKLVLRLMEQLVYPNPAAYRDKLIRFSTLNHTNYSELALKASQLLEQTKLSELRSNIARSLSELEMFTEDGENMDTPKRKSAINERMEDLVSASLAVEDALVGLFDHSDHTLQRRVVETYIRRLYQPYVVKESIRMQWHRSGLIASWEFLEEHMERKNIGLDDQETPEKGLVEKRSERKWGAMVIIKSLQFLPSIISAALTETNQNEHVSAGAPLSGNMMHIAIVGINNQMSLLQDSGDEDQAQERVDKLAKILKEEEVSSSLCSAGVGVISCIIQRDEGRTPMRHSFHWSMEKHYYAEEPLMRHLEPPLSIYLELDKLKGYSNIQYTPSRDRQWHLYTVTDKSMPIKRMFLRSLVRQATMNDGFMLQQGQDKQLSQTLFSMPFTSRCVLRSLMDAMEELELNAHNAAMKPDHAHMFLCILREQQIDDLVPYPRRVEVNAEDEETTIEVILEEAAHEIHRSVGVRMHRLGVCEWEVRLWLVSSGLASGAWRVVVANVTGRTCTVNIYREVETSGRNSLIYHSITKKGPLHGTQINDQYKPLGYLDRQRLAARRSNTTYCYDFPLAFETALEQLWALQHPGVKKPCKGTLISAKELVFSNSEGTSLMPVERSPGLNEFGMVAWSLEMSTPEFPMGRKLLIVANDVTFKAGSFGPREDAFFLAVTELACAKKLPLIYLAANSGARLGVAEEIKACFKVGWSDEVSPENGFQYIYLSPEDHARIGSSVIAHEIKLPSGETRWVIDTIVGKEDGIGVENLTGSGAIAGAYSRAYNETFTLTFVSGRTVGIGAYLARLGMRCIQRLDQPIILTGFSTLNKLLGREVYSSHMQLGGPKIMGTNGVVHLTVSDDLEGVSAILDWLSYIPAYAGGPLPVLAPLDPPDRTVEYVPENSCDPRAAIAGVNDNTGKWLGGIFDKNSFIETLEGWARTVVTGRAKLGGIPVGVVAVETQTVMQIIPADPGQLDSHERVVPQAGQVWFPDSAAKTAQALMDFNKEELPLFILANWRGFSGGQRDLFEGILQAGSTIVENLRTYRQPVFVYIPKMGELRGGAWVVVDSQINSDYVEMYADETARGNVLEPEGTIEIKFRTKEMLECMGRLDPKLIDLKARVQDAKQSEAYANIELLQQQIKAREKLLLPVYIQIATKFAELHDTSMRMAAKGVIKSVVEWSGSRSFFYKKLNRRIAESSLVKNVREASGDDLSYKSAMGLIQDWFSKSDIAKGKEEAWTDDQVFFTWKDNVSNFELNLSELRAQKLLNQLAEIGNSSDLSALPQGLANLLNKVEPSRREELVDALRKVLG